From one Pagrus major chromosome 21, Pma_NU_1.0 genomic stretch:
- the wnt9a gene encoding LOW QUALITY PROTEIN: protein Wnt-9a (The sequence of the model RefSeq protein was modified relative to this genomic sequence to represent the inferred CDS: substituted 1 base at 1 genomic stop codon): MGGAQRSSSLYKKCXTFNKGFYTATQEKRNDLPWSRSKMLDGHLLLGWLSFTVIVYLLNLPGPTAAYFGLTGNEPLSILPLNSLPEENVGRAHYKLCDRLKLEKKQRRMCRRDPGVAETLREAITMSALECQYQFRFERWNCTLEGRHRANILKRGFKETAFLYAISSAGLTHAMAKACSAGRMERCTCDEAPDLENRKAWQWGGCGDNLKYANKFVKDFLGKRSNKDLRARVDMHNTNVGMKVIKAGVETTCKCHGVSGSCTVQTCWRQLLPFHEIGKQLKQRYETSVKVGSSTNEATGEGEISTGRSQQQQQQQQQQQQPLPGLNDQIPRTMDLLHIEDSPSFCRPSKYSSGTAARKCYKDKNCDAICCGRGHNTQSREVTRPCQCQVRWCCYVECKQCTQREEVYTCKG; the protein is encoded by the exons ATGGGAGGAGCGCAGCGcagctcctctctgtataaGAAGTGTTGAACGTTCAACAAGGGATTTTACACAGCTACTCAGGAGAAACGAAATGATCTGCCCTGGAGCCGCAGCAAAATGCTGGATGGACACCTACTCCTGGGATGGTTATCGTTCACAGTTATAGTGTATCTTCTCAACTTGCCTGGACCGACCGCAGCGTATTTCGG GTTGACAGGTAATGAACCCTTGTCTATCCTGCCACTGAACTCTCTACCAGAGGAGAACGTGGGCAGGGCCCACTACAAGCTGTGCGACCGGCTCAAACTGGAAAAGAAGCAGCGCAGGATGTGCAGACGAGACCCGGGCGTGGCGGAGACCCTGAGAGAGGCCATCACCATGAGCGCCCTAGAATGCCAGTATCAATTCCGCTTTGAGAGATGGAACTGCACCTTAGAGGGGCGCCACCGAGCCAACATACTGAAGAGAG GATTTAAAGAGACAGCCTTCTTGTATGCCATCTCCTCGGCGGGCCTGACCCATGCGATGGCCAAAGCTTGCAGCGCAGGACGCATGGAGCGCTGCACATGCGACGAGGCCCCCGACCTGGAGAACCGCAAGGCGTGGCAGTGGGGAGGCTGCGGAGACAACCTTAAATATGCCAACAAGTTTGTCAAGGACTTCCTGGGCAAACGCTCCAACAAGGACCTGCGAGCACGCGTGGACATGCACAACACAAATGTGGGCATGAAG GTGATCAAGGCCGGAGTGGAGACCACTTGCAAATGCCACGGAGTCTCGGGCTCCTGCACTGTCCAGACCTGCTGGAGGCAGCTCCTCCCCTTCCATGAGATCGGCAAGCAGCTGAAGCAGCGCTACGAGACCTCCGTCAAGGTGGGAAGCTCCACCAACGAGGCCACGGGGGAGGGAGAGATCTCCACAGGCcggagccagcagcagcagcaacaacagcagcagcagcagcagcccctgCCTGGCCTGAACGATCAGATCCCTCGCACTATGGACTTGCTCCACATCGAGGACTCGCCCAGTTTTTGTAGACCCAGCAAGTACTCGTCGGGCACGGCAGCCCGCAAGTGCTACAAGGACAAGAACTGCGACGCTATCTGCTGCGGGCGAGGCCATAACACTCAAAGTAGGGAGGTGACCCGGCCCTGCCAGTGCCAGGTGCGCTGGTGCTGCTACGTCGAATGCAAACAGTGCACGCAGAGAGAAGAGGTCTATACCTGCAAAGGGTAA